The Bacillota bacterium genomic sequence CCGCTTCCGCTTGCTCCACCGCCCCCTGGGCCGGCAGCAGTTGTTCTTTGGCCGCCAACTGCAGATTGTAGCTGGTACGTACCCCGGTCTCCACCGCCACCTTCGTATCGGTAAGCTGAATCTGGGCCTGTAAAAAGGCATACTCGGCCCCCTTGTATTTATAAGTAATGTCCGGGTACCACTTACCGGTTAAGTCAAACTTTTTCGCCGCCAGGTCATATTGAAACTGAGCCACCTTAATGTCGATACTGGATTTTAAAGCCGCTCGCACCGTCTGTTCCAGCTCGAACTCAGCTTCCGGCTCCGGTACCGGACTGAGAGTTATTTTCGTATCGCTACTTAAGCCTATCTCTTTAAGCAGCGCTAACCGCTTGGCCTCACAGGCACTTTCGGCCCCCAACCGTCCCGCTCGCGCTCCAGCCAGGCCGGTTTGAGCCGCCAAATCTTGCGCCGGTGTAACCAAGCCAACTTTAAGCTGGGCCGCCACGGCTCGCCGGGCCTCAGCGGCTTCTTTTTCCGCTGCCCCAGCCGTGGCCAGATTAGCCTCCGCATGGAGGAAGTCGTAATAGGCACTCAGCACCGCCAACCGGACCCCTTCCCCGGCCAGGTCGTACGAGGCTTGGGCCAGGGCTACTTGTTGTTCGGCTGCCCAAACGCCGTGCTCTTTGAAGAAGCTGGTTTCCAGATCAGCCGGGAGCGGTATGCTTAACATCGCCGGGTCGATGTTAGCCAGTTCCTCCGGTTTAAGCCCCTTTAAGGCCTCCACCTCTTTCTCTAGATCCTCAAGTTTCCTAACCCCGCTCTTGGTTTCCTTCAGTCCCAGCTTCGCTTGGTCCAACGCCACTGCCGCCAGTTTTAACCGGGGATTGTTTCTAGCTGCCAGCTCCAGGCATTCGGCCAAACTCAGTACCTTAGTCTCTCGTTCCGGGGACGCGGCCTGCACCGGCCCAGCCGTCACCGTTAGGGCCAGTATTATCAAGGCAGCTATAATCTTACTTCGTCTACCCATTATTCTACGCTCCTCCCATAAGCTCGGTTGGCCCCGAGCCACGGCAGCCGCCGTGTTAAGATCGACCCCAGGTCTTCGAACCAAGTGTAGACCACCGGCACCACGATTAAGGTCAGGATCGTGGACATACTGAGACCGAAGATCACTGTAATACCAAGCGGTGCCTGCACTTCCCCGCCTTCGCCCGCCCCTAGGGCCAGCGGAACCAAGCCCAACACCGTGGTCAACGTGGTCATAAGAATTGGCCTCAGCCGAGTGGGTCCGGCGGTGAGAATTGCCTCCTTAGCACTGAGTCCCCTTTTTCGCAGGATGTTGATATAGTCCACCAGCACAATGGCATTGTTCACCACCACGCCGGCCAAGACAACAACACCGATGGCTGCCAGCACTGAAACCGGCGTGCCGGTAACGGCGAGACCCAGTACTACCCCCACCATCGCCAAGGGCATGGAAAACATAATGGTGAAAGGATGCAGCAGCGATTCAAATTGAGCTGCCATCACCATATACACCAATACCACGGCAAAGACCAACACCAAGCTCAAATCAGCAAAGGCCTCCATCATCATCTTATTCTCGCCGCCAAATTCCACCGTGTAACCCTCAGGAAGGGGCGCAACTGCAAGGGCCCGGGCAATATCATTACTCACCTTGCCCAACGGACGCCCGATAATATCGGCTGATACTGTAGCGACTCTGGTCTGGTTCTCGCGATAAATACTGCTTGGGCCCTGCTCCAACACCAGCTCGGCCACATCGTCCAAGGAGACTTGAAAACCAAGGGGTGAGGCCAGGCGTATTCCCTTGATATCGGTCAGGTTCTGTCGCTGCCCCTCTTCTAGCTGTACAATTATGTCTACCTCGTCCCCGCCCACACGATAGCGAGTAGCAACTTGACCGTCGATAGCCATATCCACTGTCTGAGCCACCTGACCGGCTGACAGACCCAGGGCAGCCGCTTTGTCTCGGTTTAACCGCACCTGGATTTCCGGCCGTCCTTCTTCAAAACTGGTTTCCACTTCCCGTGTTCCCGGAACATCCTTTACCACCGTGGCCACATCGTCAGCTACAGTTTTCAGCAGGTCGATATCGTCTCCGTAAACTTGAATGCTAATGGGCCCGCCGCTACCGGCCACGGCGTGCATACCCATCATATCCAGGGCGGTCACAGTAATTTCGGCCCCGGCAATATCCTGCACCTGCTCTCGTACCACCTCGGCGAGCTGCAAGTCGCTCCGCTTTCGTTCTCGTTGTGGTTTCAGATTGACATCAATGGTGGCATGCTCGGCATAAGTACCCATGCCACCGGCAGAGAACAGTTCGCTGCCCCCTACCGACGTGAAGATGGTATCCACTTCCGGTACCTGAGCCAAAATCTCCTCCACTTGCTCAGCAATTTGGCCTGTTTGCTCAATGGTAGATCCCAGCGGCAAACTGATGGTAGCTGTAAGCATCCCCGCGTCGGTACGGGGGAAAAGCTCCCGGCCCAAAAACGGAAGAGCGATCAAGCTCAGAACAAAAGCACCGGCGGCTACGGCCAGCACCAGGCGACGATGGTCCAGACTCCAAGAAAGGGCCCGGCGGTAAAAACGGTCCAGATTAGCTAGCGCCTGTCTGATCCGGTCCGCCAACTGCCGCCCCCACCGAGCCGGCCCCCAGCCTGGCTGGGCCGGCGGCCGCTCAGCCTCAACTTTAAGCAGCCGGCTGGCCAGCAAAGGAACCAGGGTCATGGCCACCAGCAAAGAAGACAACAGCGAAAAGGTCACTGTCAGCGCCAGTTGAGTGAAGATCTCCGCCACCAGTCCCTTTATATAAACAATAGGTACAAACACCGCAACGGTAGTCAAAGTCGAGGCCGTAATAGCCAGCCCAACTTCTGCTGCCCCTTCTTGGGCCGCCACCAGCCTGGTCTTCCCTTGTTCACAATGCCGGTAGATGTTCTCCAGTACCACAATAGAATTGTCCACCAGCATACCTACGCCCAGGGCCAGACCACCCAGTGACATCATGTTCAAAGTAAGCTTATTGAAATAAACTAAAGTAAAGGTAGCAATAATGGAAATGGGGATGGACAAGGCAATAATCAAGGTGCTCCTAAAGCTATGCAAAAACACATAGAGGATGAATATCGCCAGCAGGCCGCCTATAATGGCATTGCTTTTCAGGTTGCCGATGGCCCGTTCAATAAACTTCGATTGGTCAAAAGTGTAGCTGTAGTCCACATCGGGCAGATCCCTGGCAACCTTTTCCATCTCCTCCCTTACCTTGGCCGCTACCTGTACTGTGTTGGCTCCCGTTTCCTTCTGGATAGCAATACCCAAGCTCGGGCGGCCGTTTAGCAGCGAATAGGCCCCGCTCCGGTCTTCCACTTCCTTTACCGTGGCCACATCGCTCAAACGAATAGGGGCTCCCATGGGAGTCAGCAAAGTAACGTTTCGGATCTCGTCAATGCTTCTAAATTCGCCGGTGGTACGGATCACATACTCCCGCCCGCCGTCTTGGATGGTACCACCGGGTAAGTTTAGATTCTCGCTTTGTAGCACCTGAACCAACCGGCCCAAAGTCAAGCCGTAGCCACTGAGACGGGCCTGATCCACCAGCACCTTAATCTCCCGTACCGGGCCGCCGGCCAGCATAGCATAAGCCACTCCGTCTATCCTCTCCAGCCGGTTGATTACCTTATCTTCCAGCAACTGTTTTAAAGTGGCCAGATCTCGGCTGTCGGACGACACCCCGATGGACATTATGGGAAGTAGTGCCGGGTCAAACTTATATACCGTCGGTCGTTTCACCTCAGGCGGTAACACGCCCGACAGAATATCAATTTTCTCCCGCATGTCCAGGGTGGCAAAATCCATATCCGTGCCCCAGTTAAATTCAACCATTACCATGGAGCTGCCCGGCGAACTGATGGACATTACATTCTTAACGTTGCTCACGGTGGACAGCACCGCTTCCAGCGGCCGGGTCACCATTTGTTCCACTTCTTCCGGACCGGCCCCGCTGTAGGTGGATACCGCCACCGCCATGGGCAGGTTAAGTTCCGGTAACAGATCGATGGGTAGCTGGCTGAGAGACACGCCCCCTAACGCCAGCAACACCAAGATGCCCATACATACTGTCACCGGACGGCGAATGGAGAACCCAGCCAGGTTCATGACGCTTCACCCCCAGCCACCACCGAAACAGGCATGCCATCGCGCAGATACTGCTGCCCTTTCACCACCAGCAGCTCACCC encodes the following:
- a CDS encoding TolC family protein, yielding MGRRSKIIAALIILALTVTAGPVQAASPERETKVLSLAECLELAARNNPRLKLAAVALDQAKLGLKETKSGVRKLEDLEKEVEALKGLKPEELANIDPAMLSIPLPADLETSFFKEHGVWAAEQQVALAQASYDLAGEGVRLAVLSAYYDFLHAEANLATAGAAEKEAAEARRAVAAQLKVGLVTPAQDLAAQTGLAGARAGRLGAESACEAKRLALLKEIGLSSDTKITLSPVPEPEAEFELEQTVRAALKSSIDIKVAQFQYDLAAKKFDLTGKWYPDITYKYKGAEYAFLQAQIQLTDTKVAVETGVRTSYNLQLAAKEQLLPAQGAVEQAEADLRAAQAKLKVGAATELDVLTAERALAQAKSSLIGVQKSSALSAASLEAAAKGLTAGLTGASSVPDGGAMSNAGPER
- a CDS encoding efflux RND transporter permease subunit; amino-acid sequence: MNLAGFSIRRPVTVCMGILVLLALGGVSLSQLPIDLLPELNLPMAVAVSTYSGAGPEEVEQMVTRPLEAVLSTVSNVKNVMSISSPGSSMVMVEFNWGTDMDFATLDMREKIDILSGVLPPEVKRPTVYKFDPALLPIMSIGVSSDSRDLATLKQLLEDKVINRLERIDGVAYAMLAGGPVREIKVLVDQARLSGYGLTLGRLVQVLQSENLNLPGGTIQDGGREYVIRTTGEFRSIDEIRNVTLLTPMGAPIRLSDVATVKEVEDRSGAYSLLNGRPSLGIAIQKETGANTVQVAAKVREEMEKVARDLPDVDYSYTFDQSKFIERAIGNLKSNAIIGGLLAIFILYVFLHSFRSTLIIALSIPISIIATFTLVYFNKLTLNMMSLGGLALGVGMLVDNSIVVLENIYRHCEQGKTRLVAAQEGAAEVGLAITASTLTTVAVFVPIVYIKGLVAEIFTQLALTVTFSLLSSLLVAMTLVPLLASRLLKVEAERPPAQPGWGPARWGRQLADRIRQALANLDRFYRRALSWSLDHRRLVLAVAAGAFVLSLIALPFLGRELFPRTDAGMLTATISLPLGSTIEQTGQIAEQVEEILAQVPEVDTIFTSVGGSELFSAGGMGTYAEHATIDVNLKPQRERKRSDLQLAEVVREQVQDIAGAEITVTALDMMGMHAVAGSGGPISIQVYGDDIDLLKTVADDVATVVKDVPGTREVETSFEEGRPEIQVRLNRDKAAALGLSAGQVAQTVDMAIDGQVATRYRVGGDEVDIIVQLEEGQRQNLTDIKGIRLASPLGFQVSLDDVAELVLEQGPSSIYRENQTRVATVSADIIGRPLGKVSNDIARALAVAPLPEGYTVEFGGENKMMMEAFADLSLVLVFAVVLVYMVMAAQFESLLHPFTIMFSMPLAMVGVVLGLAVTGTPVSVLAAIGVVVLAGVVVNNAIVLVDYINILRKRGLSAKEAILTAGPTRLRPILMTTLTTVLGLVPLALGAGEGGEVQAPLGITVIFGLSMSTILTLIVVPVVYTWFEDLGSILTRRLPWLGANRAYGRSVE